A single window of Bombyx mori chromosome 9, ASM3026992v2 DNA harbors:
- the LOC101743671 gene encoding putative sodium-dependent multivitamin transporter: protein MALSVFGICDYLIMVATMIASVAIGVYFRFSGGKQKTNEEYLLADRNMSILPVAVSLMASFMSAITLLGVSAENYYFGMQFVIINIAYFLATPIASRLYLPVFFGLQKTSTYEYLELRFGSQIRMLASLTYTLQMLLYNGIVLYAPAIVLESVTGLDRIISILVVGLACTFYSTLGGMKAVLFTDLLQSLLMFAAVLSVVVFSAVQVGGFGQIFVRAREGGRLDFSNFSVDPTQRHTWWSLIIGGMITYLSLYAVNHTQVQRLLTVSTLDRSQQCLWWNLPVMSALSIITCISGLGIYAVYKDCDPLTYHGITAIDQLMPYYVVQMMKSAPGLLGLFIAGIFSASLSTISAACNALAAVTLTDYVNRWFLIPSSYIPWMTKLAACTYGFLFLGLAFLAEHLGGVLQAALTIFGAVGGPLFGVFTLGMFTTFANERGAFVALLTGMALTLWMSFGGPRPTPAKLPLSVDGCGFNVTNPLPAVSTNFSDYFYPYRISYMWTSPIGFVWVLAVGTAISLVWRQQQPWERDGKPHPDPALFTPPLAKLLRKKYGDKPPVQRGLLKESSLHN, encoded by the exons ATGGCGTTATCAGTATTTGGAATATGTGACTACCTTATAATGGTAGCGACTATGATCGCTTCTGTGGCTATTGGAGTCTATTTCCGATTTAGTGGAGGAAAACAGAAAACAAACGAG gAATACCTCTTAGCCGATAGAAACATGTCAATATTACCGGTCGCGGTTTCATTAATGGCCTCATTCATGTCGGCGATTACTCTTCTGGGAGTGTCGGCAGAAAACTACTATTTCGGCATGCAATTCGTTATCATAAATATAGCCTACTTCTTAGCAACTCCGATAGCTAGTAGATTATATCTACCCGTGTTCTTTGGCCTTCAAAAAACAAGTACCTATGAGTACTTAGAACTGAGATTTGGGTCTCAAATACGTATGCTGGCGTCTCTGACGTACACTTTACAAATGTTATTGTACAATGGCATAGTGCTTTATGCTCCAGCTATTGTATTAGAATCTGTGACTGGTTTAGACAGGATAATATCGATACTAGTTGTAGGCTTAGCTTGTACGTTTTACTCGACTTTAGGAGGGATGAAGGCCGTATTATTTACTGATTTACTGCAGTCTTTGCTGATGTTTGCCGCTGTGTTGAGTGTGGTGGTATTTAGCGCAGTCCAAGTCGGCGGATTCGGACAAATATTTGTTCGTGCCCGGGAAGGTGGACGATTAGACTTTTCCAA TTTCAGTGTAGATCCCACCCAGAGGCACACTTGGTGGTCACTCATTATTGGAGGAATGATAACTTACTTATCACTGTATGCTGTCAATCATACTCAG GTACAACGTCTGTTAACAGTGAGCACGTTGGACCGATCCCAGCAGTGCCTCTGGTGGAATTTGCCCGTGATGTCTGCTCTCAGTATCATTACATGCATCAGTGGATTAGGCATCTACGCCGTCTATAAAGACTGTGATCCGTTGACTTATCACGGAATTACTGCT ATTGACCAACTGATGCCTTACTACGTGGTACAAATGATGAAGTCAGCTCCCGGTCTTCTAGGATTATTCATCGCTGGTATATTCAGTGCTTCCCTCTCCACGATATCAGCGGCTTGTAATGCACTGGCCGCAGTGACTCTAACTGATTACGTCAACAG ATGGTTCTTAATACCTTCATCCTATATACCCTGGATGACAAAGCTAGCAGCCTGTACTTATGGATTCCTATTCCTCGGCCTTGCTTTCTTGGCTGAACATTTAGGAGGGGTATTGCAAGCAGCTTTGACTATCTTTGGAGCTGTTGGGGGCCCGTTGTTCGGAGTTTTTACTTTAGGCATGTTTACTACTTTTGCAAATGAGAGG GGCGCATTCGTCGCTCTATTAACTGGCATGGCGCTTACTCTGTGGATGAGTTTCGGCGGACCGCGACCGACGCCTGCGAAACTGCCGCTAAGCGTAGACGGATGCGGTTTTAATGTCACCAATCCACTACCGGCCGTGTCGACGAACTTCAGTGACTACTTTTACCCGTACAGAATATCGTACATGTGGACCAGTCCG ATTGGATTCGTCTGGGTGTTAGCTGTTGGGACAGCGATATCTTTAGTGTGGCGACAGCAACAACCATGGGAACGCGATGGGAAACCCCATCCTGACCCCGCGCTCTTCACTCCGCCCCTTGCCAAGCTACTTAGAAAGAAATATGGTGATAAGCCTCCCGTACAG CGCGGATTATTGAAGGAATCAAGTctacataattaa